A single genomic interval of Hemiscyllium ocellatum isolate sHemOce1 chromosome 37, sHemOce1.pat.X.cur, whole genome shotgun sequence harbors:
- the casp9 gene encoding caspase-9 isoform X2: MNQHHRKLLQRNRIQLVIKLQPELIYDFLTEKGVFTDDMIEEVKKSGTRRDQARQLVTDLQTRGTGAFYAFLESLKESKQYELFDLLQEGLSIQNNPSIFVRPVQPMKVYNPVQQDTRISHPVQCSDVDIGLGKPTTKGLQDDMIYKMDADPCGLCLIINNVDFFPSSGLTCRSGSDIDCENVENLFKKLRFEVIVKRNLTKHVMVKELKNLALKDHTVFDSCVIVILSHGSQAQHRQFPGAIFGVDGGQSLPVQHIVSYFDGSHCPTLREKPKLFFIQACGGDLKDKGFKTAEEVDSIPTILFDSVSLQTDATPCPAEDEPDAVSSLPTPSDILVSYSTFPGYVSWRDKKDGSWYMKTLVNIFSKYAHSDDLQILLTRVCHREHSVWMYH, translated from the exons ATGAACCAGCATCATAGAAAGCTGCTGCAGAGAAACCGCATACAGCTGGTGATAAAATTGCAGCCTGAGCTCATTTACGACTTTCTGACGGAGAAAGGCGTTTTCACCGACGACATGATAGAGGAAGTCAAG AAATCAGGCACACGCAGGGACCAAGCCCGTCAGTTAGTAACTGATCTGCAGACACGTGGAACAGGAGCATTTTATGCTTTTTTGGAAAGTCTGAAAGAAAGCAAGCAATATGAGCTCTTTGATCTACTGCAAGAGGGGCTGTCTATCCAAAATAATCCCTCCATCTTTGTTAGACCGGTTCAACCCATGAAAGTATATAATCCTGTTCAGCAGGATACCCGGATTTCTCACCCAGTTCAAT GTTCAGACGTTGATATAGGTCTTGGTAAGCCAACTACAAAAGGACTACAAGATGACATG ATTTATAAAATGGATGCTGACCCTTGTGGCTTATGTTTGATCATCAACAATGTGGATTTCTTTCCAAGTAGTGGTTTGACTTGTCGCTCAGGTTCTGACATCGATTgtgaaaatgttgaaaatctCTTTAAGAAGTTACGGTTTGAGGTTATTGTTAAAAGAAATCTGACCAAGCAT GTGATGGTAAAAGAGCTGAAAAATCTAGCTCTCAAGGACCATACAGTTTTTGACAGTTGCGTTATTGTTATACTTTCACATGGTAGTCAG GCTCAGCATAGACAATTTCCTGGTGCAATTTTTGGAGTGGATGGGGGCCAATCTCTGCCAGTACAGCATATTGTTAGTTACTTTGATGGTTCACACTGCCCAACTTTGCGGGAAAAGCCCAAATTATTCTTCATTCAGGCCTGTGGTGGTG ATTTGAAGGATAAAGGATTCAAGACAGCCGAGGAGGTGGATAGCATTCCTACTATACTCTTTGATTCTGTTAGCTTGCAGACTGATGCAACTCCATGTCCAGCAGAAGATGAACCAGATGCAGTATCCAGCTTACCAACTCCCAGTGATATTTTGGTTTCATATTCTACTTTCCCAG GGTATGTGTCATGGCGAGATAAAAAGGATGGATCTTGGTACATGAAAACACTGGTGAATATATTCAGTAAATATGCTCATTCAGATGATCTACAAATACTTCTAACGAGG gtgtgccatcgagagcattctgtctggatgtatcactag
- the casp9 gene encoding caspase-9 isoform X4 gives MLKSGTRRDQARQLVTDLQTRGTGAFYAFLESLKESKQYELFDLLQEGLSIQNNPSIFVRPVQPMKVYNPVQQDTRISHPVQCSDVDIGLGKPTTKGLQDDMIYKMDADPCGLCLIINNVDFFPSSGLTCRSGSDIDCENVENLFKKLRFEVIVKRNLTKHVMVKELKNLALKDHTVFDSCVIVILSHGSQAQHRQFPGAIFGVDGGQSLPVQHIVSYFDGSHCPTLREKPKLFFIQACGGDLKDKGFKTAEEVDSIPTILFDSVSLQTDATPCPAEDEPDAVSSLPTPSDILVSYSTFPGYVSWRDKKDGSWYMKTLVNIFSKYAHSDDLQILLTRVTRSISENEEAKGVYKQIPGSFNFLRKQLYFYNKEKQ, from the exons ATGCTG AAATCAGGCACACGCAGGGACCAAGCCCGTCAGTTAGTAACTGATCTGCAGACACGTGGAACAGGAGCATTTTATGCTTTTTTGGAAAGTCTGAAAGAAAGCAAGCAATATGAGCTCTTTGATCTACTGCAAGAGGGGCTGTCTATCCAAAATAATCCCTCCATCTTTGTTAGACCGGTTCAACCCATGAAAGTATATAATCCTGTTCAGCAGGATACCCGGATTTCTCACCCAGTTCAAT GTTCAGACGTTGATATAGGTCTTGGTAAGCCAACTACAAAAGGACTACAAGATGACATG ATTTATAAAATGGATGCTGACCCTTGTGGCTTATGTTTGATCATCAACAATGTGGATTTCTTTCCAAGTAGTGGTTTGACTTGTCGCTCAGGTTCTGACATCGATTgtgaaaatgttgaaaatctCTTTAAGAAGTTACGGTTTGAGGTTATTGTTAAAAGAAATCTGACCAAGCAT GTGATGGTAAAAGAGCTGAAAAATCTAGCTCTCAAGGACCATACAGTTTTTGACAGTTGCGTTATTGTTATACTTTCACATGGTAGTCAG GCTCAGCATAGACAATTTCCTGGTGCAATTTTTGGAGTGGATGGGGGCCAATCTCTGCCAGTACAGCATATTGTTAGTTACTTTGATGGTTCACACTGCCCAACTTTGCGGGAAAAGCCCAAATTATTCTTCATTCAGGCCTGTGGTGGTG ATTTGAAGGATAAAGGATTCAAGACAGCCGAGGAGGTGGATAGCATTCCTACTATACTCTTTGATTCTGTTAGCTTGCAGACTGATGCAACTCCATGTCCAGCAGAAGATGAACCAGATGCAGTATCCAGCTTACCAACTCCCAGTGATATTTTGGTTTCATATTCTACTTTCCCAG GGTATGTGTCATGGCGAGATAAAAAGGATGGATCTTGGTACATGAAAACACTGGTGAATATATTCAGTAAATATGCTCATTCAGATGATCTACAAATACTTCTAACGAGG
- the casp9 gene encoding caspase-9 isoform X3, producing the protein MEHGMYSQAKKKSGTRRDQARQLVTDLQTRGTGAFYAFLESLKESKQYELFDLLQEGLSIQNNPSIFVRPVQPMKVYNPVQQDTRISHPVQCSDVDIGLGKPTTKGLQDDMIYKMDADPCGLCLIINNVDFFPSSGLTCRSGSDIDCENVENLFKKLRFEVIVKRNLTKHVMVKELKNLALKDHTVFDSCVIVILSHGSQAQHRQFPGAIFGVDGGQSLPVQHIVSYFDGSHCPTLREKPKLFFIQACGGDLKDKGFKTAEEVDSIPTILFDSVSLQTDATPCPAEDEPDAVSSLPTPSDILVSYSTFPGYVSWRDKKDGSWYMKTLVNIFSKYAHSDDLQILLTRVTRSISENEEAKGVYKQIPGSFNFLRKQLYFYNKEKQ; encoded by the exons ATGGAGCATGGGATGTACAGTCAAGCAAAGAAG AAATCAGGCACACGCAGGGACCAAGCCCGTCAGTTAGTAACTGATCTGCAGACACGTGGAACAGGAGCATTTTATGCTTTTTTGGAAAGTCTGAAAGAAAGCAAGCAATATGAGCTCTTTGATCTACTGCAAGAGGGGCTGTCTATCCAAAATAATCCCTCCATCTTTGTTAGACCGGTTCAACCCATGAAAGTATATAATCCTGTTCAGCAGGATACCCGGATTTCTCACCCAGTTCAAT GTTCAGACGTTGATATAGGTCTTGGTAAGCCAACTACAAAAGGACTACAAGATGACATG ATTTATAAAATGGATGCTGACCCTTGTGGCTTATGTTTGATCATCAACAATGTGGATTTCTTTCCAAGTAGTGGTTTGACTTGTCGCTCAGGTTCTGACATCGATTgtgaaaatgttgaaaatctCTTTAAGAAGTTACGGTTTGAGGTTATTGTTAAAAGAAATCTGACCAAGCAT GTGATGGTAAAAGAGCTGAAAAATCTAGCTCTCAAGGACCATACAGTTTTTGACAGTTGCGTTATTGTTATACTTTCACATGGTAGTCAG GCTCAGCATAGACAATTTCCTGGTGCAATTTTTGGAGTGGATGGGGGCCAATCTCTGCCAGTACAGCATATTGTTAGTTACTTTGATGGTTCACACTGCCCAACTTTGCGGGAAAAGCCCAAATTATTCTTCATTCAGGCCTGTGGTGGTG ATTTGAAGGATAAAGGATTCAAGACAGCCGAGGAGGTGGATAGCATTCCTACTATACTCTTTGATTCTGTTAGCTTGCAGACTGATGCAACTCCATGTCCAGCAGAAGATGAACCAGATGCAGTATCCAGCTTACCAACTCCCAGTGATATTTTGGTTTCATATTCTACTTTCCCAG GGTATGTGTCATGGCGAGATAAAAAGGATGGATCTTGGTACATGAAAACACTGGTGAATATATTCAGTAAATATGCTCATTCAGATGATCTACAAATACTTCTAACGAGG
- the casp9 gene encoding caspase-9 isoform X1, whose amino-acid sequence MNQHHRKLLQRNRIQLVIKLQPELIYDFLTEKGVFTDDMIEEVKKSGTRRDQARQLVTDLQTRGTGAFYAFLESLKESKQYELFDLLQEGLSIQNNPSIFVRPVQPMKVYNPVQQDTRISHPVQCSDVDIGLGKPTTKGLQDDMIYKMDADPCGLCLIINNVDFFPSSGLTCRSGSDIDCENVENLFKKLRFEVIVKRNLTKHVMVKELKNLALKDHTVFDSCVIVILSHGSQAQHRQFPGAIFGVDGGQSLPVQHIVSYFDGSHCPTLREKPKLFFIQACGGDLKDKGFKTAEEVDSIPTILFDSVSLQTDATPCPAEDEPDAVSSLPTPSDILVSYSTFPGYVSWRDKKDGSWYMKTLVNIFSKYAHSDDLQILLTRVTRSISENEEAKGVYKQIPGSFNFLRKQLYFYNKEKQ is encoded by the exons ATGAACCAGCATCATAGAAAGCTGCTGCAGAGAAACCGCATACAGCTGGTGATAAAATTGCAGCCTGAGCTCATTTACGACTTTCTGACGGAGAAAGGCGTTTTCACCGACGACATGATAGAGGAAGTCAAG AAATCAGGCACACGCAGGGACCAAGCCCGTCAGTTAGTAACTGATCTGCAGACACGTGGAACAGGAGCATTTTATGCTTTTTTGGAAAGTCTGAAAGAAAGCAAGCAATATGAGCTCTTTGATCTACTGCAAGAGGGGCTGTCTATCCAAAATAATCCCTCCATCTTTGTTAGACCGGTTCAACCCATGAAAGTATATAATCCTGTTCAGCAGGATACCCGGATTTCTCACCCAGTTCAAT GTTCAGACGTTGATATAGGTCTTGGTAAGCCAACTACAAAAGGACTACAAGATGACATG ATTTATAAAATGGATGCTGACCCTTGTGGCTTATGTTTGATCATCAACAATGTGGATTTCTTTCCAAGTAGTGGTTTGACTTGTCGCTCAGGTTCTGACATCGATTgtgaaaatgttgaaaatctCTTTAAGAAGTTACGGTTTGAGGTTATTGTTAAAAGAAATCTGACCAAGCAT GTGATGGTAAAAGAGCTGAAAAATCTAGCTCTCAAGGACCATACAGTTTTTGACAGTTGCGTTATTGTTATACTTTCACATGGTAGTCAG GCTCAGCATAGACAATTTCCTGGTGCAATTTTTGGAGTGGATGGGGGCCAATCTCTGCCAGTACAGCATATTGTTAGTTACTTTGATGGTTCACACTGCCCAACTTTGCGGGAAAAGCCCAAATTATTCTTCATTCAGGCCTGTGGTGGTG ATTTGAAGGATAAAGGATTCAAGACAGCCGAGGAGGTGGATAGCATTCCTACTATACTCTTTGATTCTGTTAGCTTGCAGACTGATGCAACTCCATGTCCAGCAGAAGATGAACCAGATGCAGTATCCAGCTTACCAACTCCCAGTGATATTTTGGTTTCATATTCTACTTTCCCAG GGTATGTGTCATGGCGAGATAAAAAGGATGGATCTTGGTACATGAAAACACTGGTGAATATATTCAGTAAATATGCTCATTCAGATGATCTACAAATACTTCTAACGAGG